In a single window of the Besnoitia besnoiti strain Bb-Ger1 chromosome Unknown contig00049, whole genome shotgun sequence genome:
- a CDS encoding putative apocytochrome b (encoded by transcript BESB_058270): MLSALSIVVSSVYLKTNICIQAFCSLSTILSNCLIFLQTAFGLIELSHPDNSIPVNRFVTPLHIVPEWYFLAYYAVLKVIPSKTGGLLVFMLSTCQ, from the exons atgttaagtgcattaagtatagtggtatccagcgtatatttgaaaaccaacatttgtatacaagct ttttgttccctatctaccatattatctaattgtttaattttcttacaaacggcttttggtttgattgaattatcgcacccagataactccataccagtgaaccggtttgtaactccgcttcatatcgtacctgaatggtactttttagcatattatgcggtgttaaaagtaatcccatccaaaaccggtggtttgttagtatttatgttatcaacatgtcaatga